One Deltaproteobacteria bacterium DNA segment encodes these proteins:
- a CDS encoding TIGR04283 family arsenosugar biosynthesis glycosyltransferase, giving the protein MRLSIIIPVLNEERTIAATLADLARVENCELIVVDGGSTDRTAEIVPATPARLVVSRRGRATQMNAGARQAAGDVLLFLHADTNPPAGASRDVQACMADARCVGGRFDIRLDSTRPLLRLVGRMISLRSRLTRVATGDQAIFVRRAVFEDLGGFPEIPLMEDVAFSRALKKAGRIACLRARVVSSARRWEKHGAVRTILLMWALKLLYLAGVPPARLKRLYGEAR; this is encoded by the coding sequence ATGCGGCTCTCCATCATCATTCCCGTCCTGAACGAGGAACGGACCATCGCAGCCACCCTCGCGGACCTCGCCCGAGTCGAGAACTGCGAACTCATCGTGGTCGACGGCGGCAGCACGGACCGAACGGCAGAAATCGTCCCCGCCACCCCGGCGCGGCTCGTGGTCTCGCGCAGGGGCCGGGCCACGCAGATGAACGCGGGCGCGCGCCAAGCCGCGGGCGACGTGCTCCTCTTCCTGCACGCCGACACGAACCCCCCCGCCGGCGCGAGCCGGGACGTCCAGGCATGCATGGCCGACGCCCGCTGCGTCGGCGGACGCTTCGACATCCGCCTGGACAGCACGCGCCCGCTGCTGCGCCTTGTCGGGCGCATGATCAGTCTGCGCTCCCGGCTGACCCGGGTCGCCACCGGCGACCAAGCCATCTTCGTGCGCCGTGCCGTGTTCGAGGATCTCGGAGGCTTCCCGGAAATACCGCTGATGGAGGACGTGGCGTTCTCGCGCGCGCTCAAGAAAGCCGGGCGCATCGCCTGCCTGCGCGCGCGCGTGGTGAGCTCGGCGCGCCGCTGGGAGAAGCACGGCGCGGTACGGACCATCCTGCTCATGTGGGCGCTGAAGCTCCTCTACCTCGCCGGCGTGCCACCGGCGCGGCTGAAACGCCTGTACGGCGAGGCACGCTAG